The Gouania willdenowi chromosome 5, fGouWil2.1, whole genome shotgun sequence sequence tcttcccccaggctgtcactctaaTGAACGCCAAATAGTCAAAGACTGTCAGACCTGTtgctgtgaaataaccctggaactaaattTTAACTATGAATGTACATACACgtatattatttcatttaaatgtacatCTACGCACACTCGTTAATGTTAAtactggaaaaaataaatcacatgttTACTTCATCATCTTTTTTGTACTACTCACCACTGCAAGTTCGTTTTTACctcactgatgatgtgttgttacaatattcagatgttgtccagatttttgctTCGTaaatcctggtttagctttgctagccACAAGCGCCTTTCTTTCCTTTGATGACTTGTGAGATTGTTCTCTCtgatttattatgatttttggcAATGTATGAAACTCCAAatgtgtctcactgtttgaccgatcggtacagccaaaaacacggcaatagttcgCCATTTCGTCTCAAAATTCAGGATTTTCATGTCTACGTGCTGATTGTAcacctgctgctttatctccaaaatggccgTGAAAATCCTCTATTGTACTGCATGCATCTGGATACTATAAATACAGAGTAAAATGTGAATGggtgacttttattttggttgcATCTCTGTTTTGCTATATTGAAACTCATgatcataaatatatttatatttattattgtttcattAAGCACAGGGGAATATAACTTTAGAGcaggcataggcaactggtggccagggggccacatgcggcccacgTTCTAATTCTGTGTGGCCCCCAAGACATTTATACATGCACAAggaaactcaatgtgctttacatgatcaaaaagtgcaacagaaaacattcaaaaacttaaaatctataagaacattaaagtcagcaaaaaacaaacaaaaaacaacaacatttaaaataatcaattaaatcatttattataatcaacaaacacattacaacaataacaacatgagcaaaaatctccctctcaatcatacgcagtagagaaaaagagtctttaactttgattttaaaatgttcacattgaatgctgacttcagctctgctggcagtttgttccacttctttgcagcataacaactaaaagccgcatcaccatgtttactgtgagctctgggctccactatctgaccagCATCAGAGCCTCCCTAGTTCTTACTGCAGCCAGGGATGGCGCTGTAGTTTGTCTAATCCAGGTCGCTGCTTCGGGTAGAAGGTCTGACACTGACTCATGAAGTCAATACATTCTTGAGACAGAAAATTGTAGTTATTGTAGATGTAATATTTATAATTGAAGATGAACCTCAGCATGGCCCCTATCTGCCACACCGTAGTAGGCTCTGCGTGGTACTCGGTCTGCTCTAACACTTCCGGCGGTTCATAGCCTGAAGTACCACAAAATTCGCTGTAAGGCTGATCGAGGACAAAGCCACCACAGCCAAAGTCAATAATCCGAATTGGAAGAGATGTTGTTTCTGGAGAAACCAAGACGTTCTCCCCCTTGATGTCCTGATGGAAGATCCCATTGTTGTGCATCAGCAGGGCTGCATCCACCACTTGTTTCAAGATGCTCTTTGCCTCGCGCTCCGAGATTTGTCCGTCCCGCTGCTCAACAAAGTCAAAAATGCTCATTGATTTCCCTGGATGCTCCATCACGATCAGGACTTCCTCCTCTAGATCGTACACATCTAGCAGGCCAATGACGCCGTGGTTTTCCTTACTGCCATTGCAGAGTAGGCCGGCCGCCTGGGCCATGAAGACCACCTCGGACACCCACACGCGGAACCTATTCTGGCAATACACCAACATGTAGGTCACTACATTTATTAAACTTTGTACTCAATAAATGCActgttttaacaaacaaaaattatcaTATATAACGTTTTGTTTAGAACATAGGCTACAGACCCCCACAGTGAGGAAGTATGGTTTGTTATAGCAGCAAGTGGAAACACTAAAAcacattagatttttttttttttaaagtacaataATAATAGAATGATAACTATAATACCACTGTCCAATGCCCAAttagagctggagataggcaccagcagacccccatgaCACCTTCTTCCTGATTTGTTCTGAGCGCATGGGCGgagttttatttacttttctatCACCATCCTGTCTGAAATGACATAATAGCAGTGTTTGAGCTTCTcctgtatacagtaaacatgcaGTGTGATGATAACCAGTTGTTTTGAGTCCTGTTTATAATGTTATTGACCTCTGGTTCCCTACAGCGCGCACACACTCACTCCCACCTTTGAACCACGCACTCACTCACTTGCATACAGTGACACTCTGAAGCCAAACTATTTCCAAATTATTTAAccattaatctttttttaactaACCAACTCTTCCTTTGCAAACTCTGTCTCAATGTTGTCGATGCTGAGGTGAGTGAGAGGAGGTGGGGGTGTTTCATTAGTGCGTGTGAGTGTTGAGTTTCACTCAGAGGGACAGAGCGAGAGAGAGGCAGGGCTGGGTTAAGATAGAcagtgagaggagaaaaaaggcaTACTGGTGGCTCTATGgaagaaacttttaatgttgcGTGTATTATATCTATATTACGATATAGTCCTACGCTACATCTcttcaataaataaatcgatatttattaaaaacctcaatatatcgcccagccctaaacgAGATAATTgctgtccaaacaaatccaaagttgcacacccttgaaccaagcagcagccatgttgaaagtctcagcactgtctgtccctgaaccgcagatatttgagccacagacagacagacagacagacagacagacagatagatagatagatagatagatagatagatagatagatagatagatagatagatagatagatagatagatagaacgGAAGTTcaaaatgcttgaccgtcacgtgattcatgtagacTCAAATATTTCCCGAAAGTTGTTGACGGGCAATTTTAATTCATTGATTacgagtgacataactgggattttcggTAATTTGTCGTCagtaactgcattgatttaaaatatttatacagtacactgtcATATGCAACCgttaataatgtattattaatcagttaattaataattagtacataataataataataataataataataataataataataatatccaatatgattatttaaacatcttacCGTTCAAAATTGCATCACATTGCGCTGCTCACTTCCAGGAATTATTGTTGAGGCTCCGTGaacctgaagaagaagaagaagaaatagttCTGTGAGTGGCCGGCAGGGGGCAGTAGCTGCTATGAGTCACACACCTCCTGCTGTAAACGAGCTGTCGAAGAAGCGAAGCTATTACGCAGGTGTTTACGTTGCTACTTCCGCAGCTTCCCACAGCGGCACAACGTCAACAATCTGGCACCCAAATTTAACGATAAAACGAATACGTGGTCATGGTTGATGTTTAAAACCAGGGAGGTAGATATGTTAGTCAGATTAGTATGACAGCACTTGTTTACTGTCCGCTGTAGGGACTCGGAGGCGATTCTTTTTCACCGCGTACTGAACCGAAGCTAAGGCTAGTGGTGTCCGAACGTTAATACGACATCGGCCGCTCCGCACTTTGTCCGCTGTTAGCACTCTCAGAGCAGCCAGTCATGGCCACTCGGCGTCTGACCGATGCCTTCTTGTTAATGCGGAACAATGCGATCCAAAACCGGCAGATTTTGGCTGAGCAAGTGAGTACATACGACCCCCGTCTGAGTACACGTAGCAATGCTGCGGTGAGTGGTCTGCATCGTTTTGACactttatctgtgtgtgtttgcatttaGCCAGTGAATAGAGGGTTAGGTGTATCTATCTGTGTGCTAGTATCTTTCTGTGTTAGATAGTGCTGAGCTGCTGAATGAATGATgatagaggaggaggatgatgatgatgcctgTGAAGGTCTGCCTCTGACATGTGATCATCTACCACACTGTGATCTATGGCCACGTGTCTTTTATTCAACAACTAAACTTAAATCGATTATTTTATGATAGATGGTCTCTTTGTATTGCTCATTCCAGCTCTGTCATTGTATAacatttattacatgtttttccTAAACCAGCTCAGTTCATTTAAGAGACGCATTGTAAACAATTAcccagtaaacacacacagatcatcAAACTCACACATATTCACTCAATCCTACTCAACCTAAAACTGGTTAAAGATTTagtaatataataatttaatccATCTCTATTGTCAGTGTAGAAGATCCAATGATATATAAGAAAATATTCCTTATTTAAAAAGCTTGGGCTACACTAAAGTAAGGGTGTCGCAATCCCATCTGATTTTTGATATCGGTTCAAGTATTGGATTATATCGTCctgtatctaaaatctctgatatgatatttacattgtttttatttaatttattggaGTTCTTTTTCAGGGtcctctgatttatttatttattttcatttttagagTATTAGATTTTAGAACAAGTTTAAGGTAttcattggttaataataaattgatCAGTTTTTCCTCTTACCTACTGTTGCAGATaatctgtttgagtaacatcacttgatcaggCCTTTTGatatggaatcacaggagtgccaaaatgaaaaggaaatgcatgtggaaatataaagagaatcaataataaaaaagtatacAAATGTAGTCATattgtttttccattttgtctcagtttttttcaactgtagtcataattttttccattttgtctttgctttttctgtattgtctttgtttttttccatttgcaTTTTGACATTGCTCGGGTCTGTTTGTCCAGGGTGACTAGTCGATACCTGATCACACAATTTCTGCTTGCAGTGGCTATGTATTAGCAATGTTCAGGGTTGGGAGggtgacctaaaaaaaaaaaaagtagcccTTGCTGTGGGCAAGTTTTTgctttgacattgcttttacttgACAGCTTGAGCCATCAAGTAAAACAATGTCAAAACGCAAATggaaagacaaagacaaaatggaaaaagcaaagACATAAAGGCTACATGACTACATTcgtataatttttattattgattttctttatatttacacatttatctccttttaattttggcactcctgtgaCTCCATATTTGAAACATTCCATACTACaaaatagaaatgtaacaataatCGTATCACAAGTGGGAAAAGCTGTATCGGGGTGTCccaggggacatattatgcaatttttcagCCATGTCCGTTTGTTCTAAGagccccaaaaacatagtaggtttattttcccaaacttgcctgttttccatagttttagcctctgaaaagtcactttctgagcagttctgaaTGCGGGCCGTTTtttggcctacttatgcatattaatgagtgggcgtgtctatagacgctgacACACTTCATGTCTCAGGGTGATAAGTGATCACTAAAgcgattttatttttgctatccacacactgttgttattgttttcagccaaaaaactgcacattacagtaaaacacatggatatttaagcggctattgtttTCATGAGTCCGtctcagagcagcagcagcagtcattcgAACTCTCAccagagtgttaagctgctaagtcactctctcctcctcctctgctctactaactacaggaatagtgcatttaatgtgataatcatttgttttctccaacctCTGGTCCATCTTTATGGGTTAAATTTTTGTTTGAAGAAGAGCAAAtctaatcatcatcatctcagGTCGAGAATGCTGATGATTCTGAAAGAGGTCAGGTCCTCTTTATTTTAGGTGTAACATAACATAAGTTGCTAATATTTTTCCATTCTCACGTCAGTTCACTCCTAACAGATTTAGTCTGAAAGAGTCGGTTGGTTTTTTCTCAGAAAGATCTCCTGGAGGGCAGTGACTGCATCAAATCAAGCTGTGGCCCCACAGAAATCCAATTATTGCGACTATTTGACTGACACTAATGTGTGCTGCACTGGAAACAGGTTTTAACCAGTTTGATCCTCAGGAGGATAGTGACAATTCTGAGGAACAGTGTCACAATAAACATAAACCTTACTGTATGTAAACCTGCCTGTAGCAGCAGAGCTTTTTATCTGGATGGTGATGCAGAGTAAAAGAAGCACGTAGTGGAATCATGTCACAAACAGCAGTTAgataaatgtttgttaaatTTGTCTTAACGATTACATAAACTGCTCCTGTACATATCCTTGTCTTGCTTTGCCTGTGCTCACTGTTTGTTGTAGtagtgtcatttaaaaaaaaaataatttaggaaACAACTCAGATTCTGTCCCTGTTGAATacaataaattattagacacattccattttttttatcctatattttacatttacaatgcACTTATCAGTTCAAGTtgtcacatttaaaaatgttctttcccTTTAAGTTGCAAATATGAGTTGATTGATATTTCAGAGgttttaaaacctttaaaatgtcctgGATctgtcttttatttagttttaaatatCCTACCTCTGGTTCCTTCATTCTTTCTGCAATTTTACTATTTGTTACAGAGAATACGAATAACTATACATATAATATTGTTAAAGTTAAGTTTATTCCATTTACTTAAACTCTactaaatatgtgtatttttattaataagtaGTTTCAGAATTCCAGCCTGCCTGTGGTTATTTACTATTTcacaatgtttaatgttttgataatgaaaataaatgtaagaaCAGGTGTGTATTATATACTGCAGTGCAGATTACCTGCGTCTCACgttctgtttcttctttttcacaTGTTTCTTGATTTCTATTGGATGGGACCACTCTGTTCTGCCAATCACATTAGGAGCTTGATGAGgtattactgctgctgctgtcatcTTTGTATTAGAGCCATATCAGGCTGCTATGTGGTCATGTCAAAAGGTTTAAAAGGTCTGATATTGTTTTTAGCTGGATGATCGGATGGCACTGGTCTCTGGGATCAGTTTGGACCCTGAAGCTGCCATCGGAGTGACGAAGAAGCTTCCTCCAAAATGGGTGGAGCGGGTGGACGAGGTACAACTGCAGACAACATACGTGACTTAAATTCTAAGAGGAAATAATGTCAGTATCATCCCAACAGAGCTTTTTTTGGCACTCATTTAACAAAGATCATTTGGTACAGTAATTACGTGCTTTGAAAAAACCAACAGGATCAAGGATACaccaaaaaaagtcaataataaCAGTAGCAATGACGGTAATAGTGGGAATAATAGCAACAATAGTGTTAAACAAATAGTCAAGCAGAGCAGTATATGATGGATACCcatgaaattaaaaagaagGGGGGGAAAGggtcacacaaaattagaatgtacgcatatatgtatatacagtagatatacaCATAACGATAGATATATGTACGTATACacatataaataaagtaaaatcaatttaaagtaaatatataaaatacaaattaaacacacagaatatTGATGTTTTAAATGAGAATAAGTAGACACAATTAAAagtatatcattttaaaaaacaaaataatgatttatgaaataaaagttCAATTTGGGATAGGTCAGATGGTAAACAGAGGTTCATCAACAACCATAGCAGTCATTACGTACCAATGTGTGCAAAGTAACAAAAGAGTACGTATGATACATATTACtcaaaatatattaacaaaaacaacaaaacatagtCTTCCTCGAGGCAAAACTACAGATGAAACCCACTCAAAGGTCTTAAACCCACAGTATGGCTAAGAAGGGAAGGAGCAACATTGCTggatcatattttttattttttgataagagaagaaaaaacaactctgctatttgtttaatatgttttcaatgactGACTTTCAGATTCAGTATGAAATCACACGGGTTCGGCAGAAGATGAAGGATCTGGCCTTACTTCATGACAAGCATATGAACCGTCCCACACTGGATGACAGCAGCGAAGAGGAGCATGCTATCGAAATCACGACTCAGGAGATCACACAGGTGCATCTACATGCCAGCGCTGACCTATGCATACTTTATTTTAGGGTGTGACCTCCTTCAGTTGTCATAAAAACTGAACAATTACATAAAAAACTAAACCTGTgcttatttgttgtttttttttttttttttggcagatgTTTCACCGATGCCAGCGAGCTGTGACTGGTCTGCAGTCTCGCTGTGGTCACTGCACGCAGCAGGAGGAGCGGCTCCTGAGAAACGTGGTCTCTTCTCTGGCCCAGAGTCTGCAGGAGCTCTCCATCAACTTCAGACACACACAGTCCTGTTACCTAAAACGTATGACATGCAGCCACACACAATCTGCGTCCCCTCGTATTTCTTAGTGTTAATAAGGTTAAAGTTCATTTAGCGCTTTTTTCACCATCATGTTGATATCATCGTATTTGATTCATTTCAAGGTATGAAGAATCGAGAAGAGAGATCAAAGCACTTTTTTGACTCTGGGCCCTTAATGGAAGAGGATGAAGAATTAGCTCTGTATGAGAAGGTAAGCAGCTGTAAATATGTAACAGTTTGTGCAAAATAAGCACACCACCACCCTTTAACTGCACGCAATGGATCCCAGAGCAAAACACAAGTTCAGTGCCAACCGTCTACagaagtggttcccaaactttttgtgcctaAGGCACACCAATAGACAAGTcgaaatctgaaggcacacctattgtgaAAAACAgtctttataacacgtgttatcactcatatcatgtacaatgtCTGTaaattaggagtgtgacgatatctcgatacggcgatatatcacgatatttttacGCACAATCAATTACGATATGCTCGCGCTgaatatcgattttttttttttcctcaaaaccttttctgctttttcactaaaatgtgcaggttggtcttcacagaaattttgccactgtttgttgaaggaaccaatatattgtttactggaatattgcactacaatggtgtcactggtaagaaagaccctatattttgtttacaaaaagcactattggagatacttatttgtttacattggtatgttgacacttatttacagaaatgttagtgtcactgttcataggacactttttcaatttattgtctttcagaaatagaaaataaaaattttatttttttcacttaatcttttttttcttttcatgtcatagattattgtagattaatttctgaccgatatattgataatcgcagtatcgtcatatcgtgagataatcgttatcctgagctttgtattgtgtatcgtgaggtacccagaggatCCCACTACAAAtgctaaataaaatgtgacGGACCACTGTAttaatcatgaaatatttaaaatttaggtatagagtttgccaTTGTATTATGATATGAGTGCATACAaggtagtaaattaaaaaaaaaatcatgatttttgtgtagttgtaaaTTGCAAATAaagtatggttgtcacaaaatcccacggcacactgtttgggaatcactggtttacacacacatggacaaACTAGTGCGCCCTCAGATGATAAAATAGGGTTCAGAGTATCGTATTTGGCAACAAGTTTAATGACAACCGTTGTATGCCtattaataaagtttatttttaggaTTGTGGTGATTCATTTTAGCAACGATTCGAATCACAATTCGATTTGAATCAAGATTCTTCATTGCAGATTCGATTCATGGACAATATTGGTTCATTTTGAACGATTCGATCTGAAatcgattcagtaacttttttagccaaaataataattcaaccagtgtgactgaAATGAATACCTTGATGCTGGACACTGCAGGTCAGCTTTCCTCGATTCCTGTTTCTTGTAACGGAATCCTCTATAAATTtattatggacataaacaagtaaacaacagttaatggcaaatgtattcacaGTTTATTTGGAAGAAAGTCCAACCAATACTTAAAATAGTTTGAATTAGCAGGATGTTAACCTTTTCTGCTCATAATGTTTTCAATAAGAATACATTACCATATTAGATTTAACTAACTCTTAtgcttgttttttcaacataaaaacaatacaatattaatataaaaatgaagtgcaaccaaGATCTGTTCCGGTTAAATGAGCTGTAGTTAACCTGCTACTTTTCGTTTTAACATGATGGTGAGCctgaggcttctgcagagctaatgctaacaagctaaagCTACAGTAccatcactgctgctgctgctgcagtgaacACTATCAGAAGAGCCTGGGGGTCAATGATCGACTCCTTTAGAATGTCTCCGTCTGTCCAAACGCCAAAGTGTTTCCTTTCTACACACTGACACCAAAGGTGGATTGATCCATTCCTCGCTGGCCGGCTTCTCCGCCATGCTGTTTTGTTGTCCGCCGGCTCATGACAAGACAGAATCGGCCGtagtgtctttattattaaaagcgctttaaaacacatccacaTAAAGCCTGCTATGCTAAAATCCATAgtgttatttccttgtattgaTAAAATCGTTTGATTACCTTTTTAAAACGATTTTAGATCGATTAGTGTCATCTGGAAGGACAACTTGCCAAGCACAGATCAATGTGGTTGGATTATTGGAATATAAATCAATTCATGGATCTAAAGGATTAATCGTTAAACCcttatttattatataaatcCCACACTTCATGCCCTTCAGTGGAAACCAGGATGAGTTTGGAAACAGCACTTTGGCAATGTATTTATACCATTTATTTTCTTCTGATGTACAAAGTTGAACTTGTTTTAATTTAGTTCCAGACAGTTTGTGTTAGCCATTTCaatgtgtatatttatagtcAGAACTTTGCTGTGAGGAGTTCCTGCCGTAGAAATTCACACAAATCATTCTTACTGTAATATTTTAGATAAAGAAATATCCTTTTTTCAACACGATAGGGCTTCACAGACGATCAGCTGATGATGGTGGAGCAGAACACAGTTATGGTTGAAGAACGAGAGCGAGAGATTCGACAGATCGTACAATCCATCTCTGACCTGAACGAGATTTTCCGGGACTTGGCTGGAATGGTGGTGGAGCAGGTATTTAGAGCAATGCTTAATTCTTACTTAACCATAAAAACACTTGTAATGCCATAAAGAAAAGTCTAACTATAACCTTTTCATGTGTTCTCCCTTAAGGGCACCGTCCTCGATAGGATCGACTTCAATGTGGAGCAGGCATGTGTAAAAACAGAAGATGGATTGAAACAGTTACAAAAGGTAGAAATGAGGCTTTTTCTTTTACACACTAATGGTTTGTTTTAGtaacattggccacgtttacatgggaggtttaattcctctttaaagtggaataaaagtttattcctctttaacctgacacacttaattcctaatgctaatttaattctgaattaaagttaattatgaattaggtggctggtttattccatttttaatcccaaattaaataattcctctttcttgtaaacagttaacaacatttaaatccgctttaagttaattccagtcgttttgcacatgtgcaacttgcggcgatgacgcgctgggtgACGACGTAATCCAGCATGGCGGCCCGGAATAGAGcggacactatttaataagagccttaaaagacatgaatataatgaaaaaagtagatggacggaggcataaacatgcagacattaacacggacacatggacttatcacacacatggagatcagcaaacgaAACAGCTTCATCGTACGGGcgatactaaaacccggaggcggagtaaatgcgtccccatactgctgcacaggctgtaatatcaccaagtttatcactgtagcggttgttagagctactatctttaccagggagcaaataatTATTCCTGattattgttttccggagttttactgggttTTATTTGATGGTGATTAGTTCTTATCGCTCTTCTGCTCcatggaccaaagtgtgttattgtcgagctgttgcttcaaaactacaatcaaaataaaggtgaaaacagttctcatgtgtgatcttctgtgttacagcgaACAATAAaaggttgtttgtgttttttttccggTAGACATGACCGACGTGATACCtcatgttcgccccctgtccaatcagagccttcccagcccccagacctaaagcgcaATTaaactaaagctgaataaaaccgttttttatgtaaaacacttaaattacaaatgatttaattcagaataactaattccgaattatcatgtaaccgtggccaatatccggtcaaaaacaaatacaatttatttttcagtcaaatACACCAAATTCATTACATTGGCACTATATACAATCAAATTGAGACATAGGAACTCAACAGATGGTTGGCTGACAACCAGAACTAATGTAGCTCTgctaatataaatattttttgacaTGTTATCTCCCTACCATGAGTTATTgttcattgtgaaaaaaattgGATCAAGTTGGCTACATTTATGTGATCTTAGAGCACTGttgacaaaaataatgacaaagtaTTAGTTTAACACTGTTGGCAGCCTAGGATGGATGCATGCTAATATAATAGGCAGTAATCTATGTCAATTACACAAGTTGATGAACAGGCCAGATTTGCAATATACAAATGTTCTCTTACAAAAAGTAGTTACAAATCTATACATATTTGCGATTTGTCTACACAAGATTCAGAAATATGATTTTTAGAATCAACAAAAAATTAGAACTTCAAAATAGAGCCATTTGAACTCATTTAGATGCTAGTAAAAGCAAAATATTACGGGACTAACTGACGTCCAATCAAATGATTGGGGGGAATAGAAAGAGGAATGAACTTGGCAATGTCTGGAAGGGTAGAGTCCACATTAATGTCTGGGTTTGGCCTCAT is a genomic window containing:
- the LOC114463795 gene encoding serine/threonine-protein kinase pim-2-like; amino-acid sequence: MAQAAGLLCNGSKENHGVIGLLDVYDLEEEVLIVMEHPGKSMSIFDFVEQRDGQISEREAKSILKQVVDAALLMHNNGIFHQDIKGENVLVSPETTSLPIRIIDFGCGGFVLDQPYSEFCGTSGYEPPEVLEQTEYHAEPTTVWQIGAMLRFIFNYKYYIYNNYNFLSQECIDFMSQCQTFYPKQRPGLDKLQRHPWLQ
- the stx16 gene encoding syntaxin-16 isoform X2, encoding MATRRLTDAFLLMRNNAIQNRQILAEQELDELDDRMALVSGISLDPEAAIGVTKKLPPKWVERVDEIQYEITRVRQKMKDLALLHDKHMNRPTLDDSSEEEHAIEITTQEITQMFHRCQRAVTGLQSRCGHCTQQEERLLRNVVSSLAQSLQELSINFRHTQSCYLKRMKNREERSKHFFDSGPLMEEDEELALYEKGFTDDQLMMVEQNTVMVEEREREIRQIVQSISDLNEIFRDLAGMVVEQGTVLDRIDFNVEQACVKTEDGLKQLQKAEQYQKKNRKMLVILILFVIVIFLIIILFATKFK
- the stx16 gene encoding syntaxin-16 isoform X1, with protein sequence MATRRLTDAFLLMRNNAIQNRQILAEQVSTYDPRLSTRSNAAELDELDDRMALVSGISLDPEAAIGVTKKLPPKWVERVDEIQYEITRVRQKMKDLALLHDKHMNRPTLDDSSEEEHAIEITTQEITQMFHRCQRAVTGLQSRCGHCTQQEERLLRNVVSSLAQSLQELSINFRHTQSCYLKRMKNREERSKHFFDSGPLMEEDEELALYEKGFTDDQLMMVEQNTVMVEEREREIRQIVQSISDLNEIFRDLAGMVVEQGTVLDRIDFNVEQACVKTEDGLKQLQKAEQYQKKNRKMLVILILFVIVIFLIIILFATKFK